The following coding sequences lie in one Bacteroides helcogenes P 36-108 genomic window:
- a CDS encoding TonB-dependent receptor gives MAQTGRIAGIVIDAVNEEPLTGATVYIDEINKGEAADKNGEFSFSKLKDGSYTATISYIGYHTQKEKITLHRGVTRKIVIRLKEEDKSLKEVVITAKSAARQLREQALPVSVIKMEQIQGTVNTVQDVLAKTAGVTVRSTGGVGSASRISVRGLEGKRIGLFIDGNPMNDNSDFIDINDIPVEMIDRIEIYKGVVPAKFGGSAVGGAVNLVIREYPPKYLDANYTFGSYNTHKLSFVGKRNIAPQGYEFGAGGFYTYSDNNYTMESPFQDGLMIKRDHDQFQKLTLGGSFKARKWWFDLVEFEPVFLRTYKEIQGIEYNIQHAHSHSDAFIFANKIERENFLTEGLDFDWQLAYVYTDYQFTDTASYRTHWDGSRYQPVSQYGGEIGKWASLSKNRKHTLSHKLNLNYLIDKHHSINFNSLFNYAHGDPKDDLKDKVIGYHTNFKSNMTSWVAGINYDYRTANDRFLNSINLKYYYYTMKTKLASVLTSHIESIDTQKNNFGISNSLRYRITPDLMAKASIGYDVRLPAENELLGDGYVIAPAGNLEPERNTSINFGVLFDKTGKSPSNLQIEVSGYYMYLQNMIRFTGGFLQSQYQNFGEMRTLGIEVEVKADITSWLYGFANATYQDMRDTRRYEQNTSVINPTKGSRIPNIPYLMANAGLEFHKENLFGGKRMTTRFFADGAFVEEYLYDFEQSKHQQRRIPRSFSFNAGFEQSFCGGRYFIMGRLNNFTNARLISEFNRPLPGRNFSIRLRYVFK, from the coding sequence ATGGCCCAAACCGGAAGAATTGCAGGAATCGTCATTGACGCAGTTAATGAAGAACCTCTTACCGGAGCTACTGTTTATATTGATGAAATCAATAAAGGAGAAGCGGCTGATAAAAATGGAGAATTTTCCTTCTCAAAGCTTAAAGATGGTTCCTACACAGCCACAATCTCATATATTGGCTATCACACACAGAAGGAAAAGATTACGTTACATAGAGGAGTGACCCGGAAGATTGTAATTCGGTTAAAAGAAGAAGATAAATCTCTGAAAGAAGTAGTTATAACTGCTAAAAGTGCAGCTCGCCAACTAAGAGAACAAGCATTACCTGTATCCGTCATCAAAATGGAACAAATTCAAGGTACCGTAAATACTGTACAAGACGTATTGGCAAAGACTGCTGGAGTTACTGTACGATCCACCGGAGGAGTAGGGAGTGCCTCTCGCATCTCTGTGAGGGGCTTAGAAGGAAAACGAATAGGATTGTTTATCGATGGAAATCCAATGAATGATAATTCTGACTTCATTGACATCAATGACATTCCGGTGGAAATGATTGATCGTATTGAAATTTACAAGGGAGTTGTACCTGCAAAATTCGGAGGCTCAGCAGTAGGAGGGGCCGTCAATCTCGTAATCCGTGAATATCCTCCCAAATATTTAGATGCCAATTACACCTTCGGAAGTTATAATACCCACAAACTTTCATTTGTCGGCAAGCGAAATATTGCACCCCAAGGATATGAATTCGGAGCTGGTGGTTTTTATACCTATTCAGATAATAACTACACAATGGAATCTCCTTTCCAAGATGGATTAATGATAAAACGAGATCATGACCAATTCCAAAAACTAACACTTGGAGGTAGTTTCAAAGCACGAAAATGGTGGTTCGATTTGGTTGAGTTTGAGCCTGTCTTTCTACGGACTTATAAAGAAATACAAGGAATAGAATATAATATTCAGCATGCACACAGCCATTCCGACGCTTTCATCTTCGCCAACAAAATAGAACGGGAAAATTTTCTGACCGAAGGATTAGATTTTGACTGGCAATTGGCTTATGTTTATACAGACTATCAATTTACCGATACAGCATCGTACAGAACACATTGGGATGGTTCTCGATATCAGCCTGTATCCCAATATGGAGGTGAAATTGGAAAATGGGCTTCACTTTCAAAAAATCGCAAACATACACTCTCTCATAAACTTAACTTAAACTATCTGATAGACAAGCATCATTCTATTAATTTCAACTCATTATTCAATTATGCTCATGGTGACCCTAAAGATGATTTAAAAGACAAAGTGATAGGCTACCACACCAATTTCAAAAGTAATATGACAAGCTGGGTAGCAGGAATTAATTATGACTACCGTACAGCAAACGACAGATTCCTAAATTCAATTAACCTAAAATATTACTATTACACCATGAAGACGAAGTTGGCAAGTGTTTTGACCAGTCATATTGAAAGCATTGACACTCAAAAAAATAACTTCGGAATAAGTAATTCTCTACGCTATCGCATTACCCCCGACCTGATGGCAAAGGCTTCAATAGGTTACGATGTACGGCTACCTGCAGAAAACGAGCTTTTGGGTGACGGATATGTAATAGCCCCAGCAGGTAACCTTGAGCCCGAACGAAATACAAGCATCAATTTCGGCGTATTGTTCGATAAAACGGGAAAATCACCGAGTAACTTACAGATAGAAGTCAGTGGGTATTACATGTATCTACAAAATATGATCCGTTTTACTGGAGGCTTTCTGCAATCCCAATACCAGAATTTTGGCGAAATGCGTACATTGGGAATAGAGGTGGAGGTGAAAGCAGACATTACATCCTGGCTTTATGGATTTGCCAACGCAACATATCAGGACATGCGCGATACCAGGAGATATGAGCAAAATACTTCAGTTATCAATCCTACCAAAGGCAGCAGAATACCAAATATTCCTTACTTAATGGCAAATGCCGGACTTGAATTCCATAAAGAAAACCTGTTTGGAGGAAAAAGAATGACCACACGTTTTTTCGCCGATGGTGCATTTGTAGAAGAATATTTGTATGATTTCGAACAAAGTAAGCATCAGCAACGCCGCATTCCACGTTCATTCTCATTCAATGCCGGATTTGAGCAAAGCTTCTGCGGTGGACGTTATTTCATAATGGGGCGACTTAATAACTTCACCAACGCCCGATTGATAAGCGAATTTAACCGCCCTCTTCCCGGACGCAACTTCAGCATTAGACTAAGATACGTTTTTAAATAA
- a CDS encoding XRE family transcriptional regulator: MGVSAVTITKWKSQESIDASKLEAISKVLNIPISYWFDDDCQFNQSIVHGDGSAASIYGNATAGMIADKDKEIEHLKLLLKEKERTIQILMQK, translated from the coding sequence ATGGGAGTAAGTGCTGTTACCATAACTAAATGGAAATCTCAAGAGAGTATTGATGCCTCTAAATTGGAAGCAATATCCAAGGTATTGAATATACCCATCTCTTATTGGTTTGACGATGATTGTCAGTTTAATCAGTCAATAGTACACGGTGATGGGAGTGCCGCTTCAATATACGGTAATGCTACTGCTGGAATGATTGCCGATAAAGATAAGGAAATAGAGCACCTTAAATTATTATTAAAGGAAAAAGAGAGAACTATTCAAATTCTAATGCAAAAATAG
- a CDS encoding CHC2 zinc finger domain-containing protein: MYFTQNDIKRIKEASKGRLLDVIGDFHELRKRGSEYKCECPKCHGQEKLHISPAKQIFKCFSCPDIKGTEPLDYLQRAEDMQFLEACDYLARKFNVLLDPKPEKKTPKAAKMKKRSKEAKGENVDTFCARMLAGSGLTYQDVTAHIFKKGDTQSIFEAKTFRPGTVDEYGNIVDGDDVIIEYYDLDGMPVTYMRKIPGRGKQESKVYYRVRWQFPDEHRDEKGKPFKYKSPAGSGTPIYIPERMRQIYKKKEQLSRLYIQEGEKKAEKACKHGIPSIAVSGIQNLGQKGALPEDLVKIITVCGVKEVAFIFDSDWNDLSSNIKFNSPVDSRPRSFFSAARNFKEYMRMLKNRGIMVDIFIGHINKNNEGDKGLDDLLANKLVGHEEELAEDLEFACNEKSGMGKYVEVFKITTWNDQKLRELWNLHSHEKFAEQHREVLQELPEFIFGRYAWKFDENGKLVSALPYDEDEKFWNEDYKETNGNRIPVFEYDYVAAKTFFQNRGIGRYRLLDTKMWTYIHLDPPVVRTIDVEDARDFMFAFAEQNCSRFVNNQLLKGGSQYVGPFQMSRLAFIQPNFISPSRDEQYFYFRDRCWHITQHEVKEVGYESITHQIWDEQRKDTDAKYIGHPLIVFRENDGKYEYELSPEGKKCHYLQFLINTSNFTWRKKTEDIEKGELYENNLHLLSKMCAIGYMLMECKDANVTRAVIGMDGKQSEVGDSNGRSGKSLVGELLRQVVDTVYISGKRTDIFNDSFIWNDINEQTRLVFIDDVMLNFNFEFLFPNLTGDWTVNKKGGARITYPFAKSPKVYIPTNHAIRGTGSSYTDRQWLIAFSDFYNDQHKPMDDFGVLFFSEWDFTQWNLTWNMLANCIQLYLKFGVVQAPGERLQQRKLRQEIGETIISWADEYFSSEEHCHRTPRKEIYDNFRNYDPQQSKYISSTAFKDKIKKYCEWKGWIFNPHKYDGKSGLPLFLDKDGKPVIDDKSGGVEYFTIGKTAGEQTTQSDPLDLPTANPDNKLVF; encoded by the coding sequence ATGTACTTTACCCAAAATGATATAAAACGAATCAAGGAAGCTTCCAAAGGTAGGCTCCTTGATGTTATCGGTGACTTCCACGAATTGAGAAAACGTGGGTCTGAATACAAATGTGAATGTCCTAAATGCCATGGACAGGAAAAACTGCATATCTCTCCAGCCAAACAGATTTTCAAATGTTTCAGTTGTCCGGATATAAAAGGTACAGAACCATTGGACTATCTGCAACGGGCAGAAGATATGCAATTCCTGGAGGCATGCGATTACTTAGCACGCAAATTCAATGTATTGCTTGACCCCAAGCCGGAGAAAAAAACTCCCAAAGCTGCCAAAATGAAAAAACGAAGCAAGGAGGCTAAGGGAGAGAATGTCGATACATTCTGTGCCCGCATGCTCGCTGGTAGCGGGCTGACTTATCAGGATGTAACGGCACATATTTTCAAGAAGGGAGATACACAGAGTATTTTTGAGGCGAAGACTTTCCGTCCGGGAACCGTTGACGAATATGGCAATATCGTTGATGGGGACGATGTCATTATTGAATATTACGACTTGGACGGTATGCCGGTCACTTACATGCGTAAGATACCGGGACGTGGTAAACAGGAATCTAAAGTGTATTATCGTGTTCGCTGGCAGTTTCCGGACGAACACCGGGACGAAAAAGGAAAGCCATTCAAGTATAAGTCTCCTGCTGGTAGTGGTACGCCTATATACATTCCAGAACGCATGAGACAGATATACAAAAAGAAAGAACAATTGTCAAGACTCTACATCCAGGAAGGAGAAAAGAAAGCAGAAAAAGCATGTAAACACGGTATTCCTTCCATAGCTGTCAGCGGAATTCAGAACCTGGGACAGAAAGGGGCATTGCCGGAAGACCTTGTCAAGATAATCACTGTCTGCGGAGTCAAGGAAGTAGCTTTCATTTTTGATTCCGACTGGAATGATCTTTCCAGTAATATAAAGTTTAATTCTCCCGTTGATTCACGTCCCCGGAGTTTTTTCTCTGCTGCTCGCAATTTTAAGGAATATATGCGGATGCTGAAGAACCGTGGCATTATGGTGGACATATTCATTGGTCACATCAATAAAAACAATGAGGGTGACAAAGGATTGGACGACTTGTTAGCCAATAAGTTGGTCGGCCATGAAGAAGAACTTGCCGAAGATCTGGAGTTTGCATGTAACGAGAAATCCGGAATGGGCAAATATGTGGAAGTATTTAAAATCACCACATGGAATGACCAGAAGCTGCGAGAATTATGGAACTTGCACAGCCACGAAAAATTTGCCGAACAACATCGCGAAGTTCTGCAAGAGCTTCCGGAATTCATCTTTGGCCGATATGCCTGGAAATTTGATGAAAATGGGAAACTGGTATCTGCCCTACCCTATGATGAAGACGAAAAGTTTTGGAATGAGGATTATAAAGAGACAAACGGTAATAGGATACCGGTATTTGAATACGATTATGTAGCCGCAAAAACCTTTTTTCAAAACCGTGGAATCGGCCGCTATCGCCTGCTCGACACCAAGATGTGGACGTATATCCATCTGGACCCGCCAGTAGTCCGGACAATTGACGTGGAGGATGCACGTGATTTCATGTTTGCCTTTGCCGAACAGAATTGCAGCCGTTTCGTCAACAACCAGCTACTCAAGGGAGGTTCGCAGTATGTCGGTCCGTTCCAGATGTCAAGGCTCGCTTTCATTCAACCGAATTTCATTTCCCCATCCCGTGATGAACAGTACTTCTATTTCCGTGACCGATGCTGGCACATTACCCAACACGAAGTAAAAGAGGTCGGATATGAAAGTATCACTCATCAGATCTGGGATGAGCAGCGGAAGGATACCGATGCCAAGTATATCGGTCACCCTCTTATCGTCTTCAGGGAGAATGACGGCAAGTATGAGTATGAGCTTTCTCCGGAAGGCAAGAAATGCCACTACCTCCAATTCCTGATCAATACCAGTAATTTCACCTGGAGAAAAAAAACGGAAGATATTGAAAAAGGTGAACTATATGAGAATAACCTTCATTTGCTCAGCAAGATGTGCGCCATCGGATACATGTTGATGGAATGCAAGGACGCGAATGTGACACGTGCCGTAATCGGCATGGACGGCAAGCAGTCGGAAGTTGGTGACAGTAACGGTCGTAGTGGTAAGTCGCTTGTCGGTGAACTGCTGCGTCAAGTCGTCGATACTGTTTATATATCCGGAAAACGGACAGATATTTTCAATGACAGTTTTATCTGGAATGACATTAATGAGCAGACACGCCTGGTGTTCATTGATGATGTCATGTTGAATTTCAACTTCGAGTTTCTGTTTCCCAACCTTACTGGGGACTGGACTGTAAACAAAAAGGGTGGCGCACGCATTACTTATCCTTTTGCCAAGTCGCCCAAAGTATATATCCCTACAAACCATGCTATTCGTGGCACTGGTTCCAGTTATACTGATCGGCAATGGCTGATAGCCTTCTCTGATTTTTATAACGACCAGCATAAACCCATGGATGATTTCGGAGTATTGTTCTTTTCTGAATGGGATTTTACCCAATGGAATCTGACTTGGAATATGTTGGCCAACTGCATACAACTGTATCTGAAATTTGGAGTTGTGCAAGCACCAGGCGAACGCCTGCAACAACGTAAACTCAGGCAGGAGATTGGCGAAACCATCATATCCTGGGCGGATGAATATTTTAGTAGTGAAGAGCACTGTCATCGTACCCCGCGCAAGGAAATTTATGACAATTTCCGCAACTATGATCCGCAACAAAGTAAATATATCAGTTCCACTGCCTTCAAGGACAAGATAAAAAAATACTGCGAATGGAAAGGATGGATATTCAATCCGCACAAGTATGACGGAAAAAGCGGTTTGCCCCTCTTCTTGGACAAAGATGGGAAACCGGTTATAGATGACAAATCTGGAGGAGTGGAATACTTTACCATAGGAAAGACTGCCGGAGAACAGACTACCCAGAGTGACCCGCTTGATTTACCGACAGCTAATCCGGATAATAAGCTTGTATTCTGA
- a CDS encoding Clp protease ClpP, which translates to MNETIITLFGTIDRYCYGKNYIKYFLDKAQGNPVRLKVTSYGGDVAEAVAISNLLAEHGDVTVEFIGFNASAATWMAFGARSIEIHEDAMWLAHKSSIGVDIYGSLNVDQLEEKIRELENARKNAEAIDLMIAKKYADRCKKTVKDVIGLMSESRWMPSSEAKDWGFVDKVIPGINKRIQITDEIIGCFNAVGLPVPVLTEDNGAKSSGLVTQILESFKSFLSNKDVSLTNSITMRKEFQFINQLLNCEGVEEKDGKVSLTEENLKVINDGIKKAYNAQKKAEDDLAEVVNELDSLSDSIKDAAGNKAKVQVIRNIVSKIPGTSTISHQENDEDNKFADIATDPINRYENE; encoded by the coding sequence ATGAACGAAACAATTATTACTCTATTCGGTACTATTGACCGCTATTGTTATGGTAAGAACTACATTAAATATTTCTTGGACAAGGCACAGGGAAATCCCGTGCGCCTGAAAGTCACCAGTTATGGAGGGGATGTTGCTGAAGCCGTTGCCATCAGCAACCTGCTGGCCGAGCATGGCGATGTTACCGTAGAATTCATAGGCTTCAATGCTTCTGCAGCTACCTGGATGGCCTTCGGCGCCAGATCCATAGAAATACATGAGGATGCCATGTGGTTGGCACATAAAAGTTCCATCGGCGTTGATATATATGGTTCACTTAATGTGGATCAATTAGAGGAAAAAATCAGAGAATTGGAGAATGCCAGGAAAAATGCAGAGGCCATTGATCTGATGATTGCCAAGAAATATGCTGACCGTTGTAAGAAAACAGTTAAGGATGTTATCGGGCTGATGTCCGAAAGCCGCTGGATGCCTTCTTCCGAGGCAAAAGACTGGGGATTTGTGGATAAGGTTATTCCGGGAATCAACAAACGTATACAAATAACCGATGAAATAATAGGCTGTTTTAATGCTGTCGGCCTGCCTGTTCCTGTACTGACCGAAGATAACGGAGCTAAATCATCAGGATTGGTTACACAAATTCTTGAGAGTTTCAAATCATTTTTATCCAACAAGGATGTTTCACTTACTAATTCAATAACCATGCGTAAAGAATTTCAATTCATCAACCAACTGCTCAACTGTGAAGGAGTTGAAGAAAAAGACGGTAAAGTCTCGCTTACCGAAGAGAACCTGAAGGTTATCAATGATGGTATCAAAAAGGCCTATAATGCCCAAAAAAAGGCTGAAGATGATTTAGCAGAGGTTGTCAATGAGCTTGACAGCCTCAGTGACAGCATCAAAGATGCTGCCGGAAATAAAGCTAAGGTACAGGTTATCCGTAATATCGTAAGCAAAATTCCAGGAACTTCGACAATCAGCCATCAGGAAAACGATGAAGATAACAAGTTTGCCGATATTGCGACAGATCCGATAAACCGTTATGAAAATGAATAA